A portion of the Streptomyces sp. NBC_00376 genome contains these proteins:
- a CDS encoding ATP-binding cassette domain-containing protein produces the protein MITLRGLTKRYGDTLAVDELTFDVRAGRVTGFLGPNGAGKSTTMRMILGLDHPTRGRALIAGRPYADLRRPLCSVGAMLDARAVHPARSGRTHLVTQARSNGISLRRVDEVLERVGLAKAACRPAGTYSLGMSGRLGVAGALLGDPPVLVLDEPVNGLDPDGVRWIRGLVRDQAAEGRTVFLSSHLMSEMQLTADHLVVIGRGRLLSDTSMTEFLAAASPASARAVVPDAEERATLVRRLMAADAVSVESSGTGELTVEGRTAAEVGDLAHHCRVRLHQLSDVQVSLEQAYMELTARSVEYTTGSSAAGMTAASAAPNEGGRQ, from the coding sequence ATCACCCTCCGAGGACTGACCAAACGCTACGGCGACACCCTTGCCGTGGACGAGCTGACATTCGATGTCCGGGCCGGTCGCGTGACCGGCTTCCTCGGCCCCAACGGGGCCGGGAAGTCCACCACCATGCGCATGATTCTGGGCCTGGACCATCCCACGCGCGGGCGAGCCCTGATCGCCGGGCGCCCCTATGCGGACCTGCGCAGGCCGCTGTGCTCGGTCGGTGCGATGCTGGATGCCCGGGCCGTCCACCCGGCTCGTTCCGGCCGCACGCATCTGGTCACCCAGGCCCGGTCGAACGGTATCTCGCTGCGCCGCGTGGACGAGGTGCTGGAGCGGGTGGGCCTGGCCAAGGCGGCCTGTCGGCCTGCGGGCACGTACTCGCTCGGAATGAGCGGGCGGCTCGGGGTGGCGGGTGCCCTGCTCGGCGATCCGCCGGTGCTCGTCCTGGATGAGCCGGTCAACGGCCTCGACCCGGACGGCGTGCGGTGGATTCGCGGGCTCGTCCGGGACCAGGCGGCGGAGGGACGCACCGTGTTTCTCTCCAGCCATCTGATGAGCGAGATGCAGCTGACGGCCGACCATCTCGTCGTCATCGGACGCGGGCGGCTGCTGAGCGACACCTCCATGACCGAGTTCCTGGCTGCTGCCTCTCCCGCGTCGGCGCGCGCCGTGGTGCCCGACGCCGAGGAGAGAGCGACGCTGGTGCGGCGTCTGATGGCGGCTGACGCGGTGAGCGTCGAGTCCTCCGGGACCGGCGAACTCACCGTCGAGGGTCGCACCGCGGCCGAGGTCGGCGACCTGGCCCATCACTGCCGAGTCCGGTTGCACCAGCTGAGCGACGTCCAGGTCTCGCTGGAGCAGGCGTACATGGAACTGACCGCACGCAGCGTCGAGTACACGACGGGCAGCAGTGCTGCGGGCATGACCGCCGCCTCCGCGGCTCCGAACGAAGGGGGACGACAGTGA
- a CDS encoding ABC transporter permease — MTVPTTPVRRTGLPRAVPDTPGRGAPGGFAGAVAAEWTKLWSVRGPYLCLLAGLAITGVFTYYYASIARINEHPMQPVGSAAASSAVLVQFTVVVLSTVAVTSEYSTGSVRASLLSVPRRHRAQGAKALVVAVVAFVAGTTFAVVGTAVAWVGFDGRASYAAGPSLLQVLAVGLYEALVAVLSVGVAFATRHPAGALSILVTLLWALPSIILGLGGPTLSDVNDRLPHGAGNHFMRLGAEAPYPPVTAVLIVAAWAATAHLIGLYVLRRRDA, encoded by the coding sequence GTGACCGTCCCGACGACACCCGTCAGGCGGACGGGCCTGCCGCGGGCCGTCCCTGACACTCCTGGCCGGGGCGCACCGGGAGGTTTCGCCGGGGCCGTCGCCGCCGAATGGACCAAACTGTGGTCCGTCCGAGGTCCCTATCTGTGTCTTCTGGCGGGCCTTGCGATCACCGGTGTCTTCACCTACTACTACGCCTCGATCGCCCGCATCAACGAGCATCCGATGCAGCCTGTCGGGAGCGCGGCGGCCTCCTCCGCCGTCCTCGTCCAGTTCACCGTCGTCGTCCTGTCCACGGTCGCGGTCACCTCCGAGTACTCGACGGGCAGCGTGCGGGCTTCCCTGCTGTCGGTGCCCCGCCGGCATCGGGCCCAGGGCGCGAAGGCGCTGGTGGTGGCCGTGGTCGCGTTCGTCGCTGGCACCACGTTCGCCGTCGTGGGTACGGCGGTTGCCTGGGTGGGGTTCGACGGGCGGGCCTCCTACGCGGCCGGCCCGAGCCTTCTGCAGGTCCTCGCGGTGGGCCTCTACGAGGCGTTGGTCGCTGTGCTGAGTGTCGGGGTGGCGTTCGCCACGCGTCATCCGGCAGGCGCTCTCTCGATCCTTGTCACACTCCTGTGGGCACTGCCGAGCATCATCCTGGGACTGGGAGGCCCGACGCTCTCGGACGTCAACGATCGTCTGCCGCATGGTGCAGGGAACCATTTCATGCGTCTCGGGGCCGAGGCGCCGTACCCGCCGGTGACGGCGGTCCTGATCGTGGCGGCGTGGGCCGCGACCGCGCACCTGATCGGCCTGTACGTGCTACGTCGACGAGACGCCTGA
- a CDS encoding sensor histidine kinase, with protein sequence MPYIHMPPVRLVCGDVALWSVLAAATGYGFRDAGAAASPLQDLCLPLAVLAVAVPLSRRRPGTAVVLVNALCALGMADPATPANAHVLSLAALSCLLGARVAAARRPLLVLACCLAADLATCAVLRTQAVWWFYALTVLPAALLLPWLAGRHWSGRRELVREGWRLARSLEERQHLVAERARLTERADIAADMHDSLGHALSLVALRAGALELSPDLTDRDRADLAELRGTIADAVEQLRETVAVLHDPAGTEPGAGLPVPDTVEDLLGRAVASGVPVRWEQHGAMPVLSPLVQRGMYRAVQESLTNAVKHASDGEIRVRISHEADRTRVSVVNAAAPADRPALAAEGPMVGAGGRGLTGLRERVTVLGGSLWTGPYQGGFRVIAVFPHQVAACPGTPMSQPGVAPALPRLRAGAARPAPGTDTVVPESVKRLASVRNAARRRSVAAFVAPVVAAAFFVPSAVYLAWQLTTSVLPPSRFDELTIGRPRAELAPLLPAYAYPYPPDRARSAPQPPGTRCEFYRSGRDLLTEVDLYRLCWSGNTLATKDTVPASPPTVPRPPSAPSRRS encoded by the coding sequence ATGCCGTACATACACATGCCCCCAGTCAGACTCGTGTGCGGTGATGTGGCCCTGTGGAGCGTGCTCGCCGCTGCCACCGGCTACGGGTTCCGAGACGCGGGCGCAGCGGCATCGCCGCTCCAGGACCTGTGTCTCCCGTTGGCCGTCCTGGCGGTGGCCGTGCCGCTGTCCCGCCGCCGGCCGGGGACCGCAGTCGTCCTGGTCAACGCACTGTGCGCGCTGGGCATGGCCGACCCGGCGACCCCCGCCAACGCCCATGTCCTCTCGCTGGCCGCCCTGAGCTGTCTGCTGGGGGCCCGCGTCGCCGCGGCACGACGCCCGCTCCTGGTGCTGGCCTGCTGCCTTGCAGCCGATCTCGCGACGTGCGCGGTGCTGCGGACACAGGCCGTGTGGTGGTTCTACGCACTGACCGTGCTGCCCGCCGCTCTCCTGCTGCCCTGGCTGGCCGGACGGCACTGGAGCGGCCGGCGCGAACTGGTCCGGGAAGGCTGGCGGCTGGCCCGGAGCCTGGAGGAGCGCCAGCACCTGGTTGCGGAGCGGGCGCGGCTGACCGAACGCGCGGACATCGCGGCCGACATGCACGACTCTCTCGGGCACGCGCTGAGCCTGGTCGCCCTGCGTGCCGGTGCCCTGGAACTTTCTCCCGACCTCACCGACCGCGACCGCGCCGATCTCGCGGAGCTGCGCGGGACGATCGCGGACGCCGTGGAGCAACTGCGCGAGACCGTCGCAGTTTTGCACGACCCGGCCGGAACGGAACCGGGTGCGGGTCTGCCCGTCCCCGACACTGTCGAGGACCTACTCGGGCGGGCGGTCGCCTCCGGGGTGCCGGTGCGCTGGGAGCAGCACGGGGCGATGCCCGTGCTGTCCCCCTTGGTCCAACGGGGCATGTACCGGGCGGTGCAGGAGTCACTCACCAACGCGGTGAAGCACGCGTCGGACGGTGAGATCAGGGTGCGGATCTCACACGAGGCTGACCGTACCCGCGTGAGCGTCGTGAACGCCGCTGCGCCGGCTGACCGGCCAGCGCTCGCGGCCGAAGGCCCGATGGTCGGCGCCGGTGGCCGAGGTCTGACGGGGCTTCGGGAGCGGGTGACAGTACTCGGCGGTTCCTTGTGGACCGGCCCGTACCAGGGCGGATTCCGCGTCATCGCGGTCTTCCCGCACCAGGTCGCGGCCTGCCCAGGGACGCCGATGTCACAACCGGGGGTGGCGCCCGCACTCCCCAGGCTGCGCGCAGGGGCCGCTCGCCCGGCCCCGGGTACGGACACCGTCGTACCGGAGTCCGTCAAGCGGCTCGCCTCCGTACGGAATGCCGCCCGTCGCCGCTCCGTCGCCGCCTTCGTGGCTCCTGTCGTCGCAGCTGCCTTCTTCGTACCCTCAGCCGTCTACCTGGCCTGGCAGTTGACAACCAGCGTGCTGCCGCCGTCCCGGTTCGACGAGCTGACCATCGGCCGCCCGCGTGCCGAACTCGCTCCCTTGCTGCCGGCCTACGCCTACCCCTACCCGCCCGACCGTGCCCGTTCCGCGCCCCAACCGCCTGGCACCCGCTGCGAGTTCTACCGATCCGGCCGCGACCTGTTGACCGAGGTCGACCTCTATCGGCTCTGCTGGTCAGGCAACACGCTGGCGACGAAGGACACCGTGCCCGCAAGCCCGCCGACAGTCCCGCGGCCACCTTCCGCACCGTCGAGGAGGAGCTGA
- a CDS encoding nitroreductase has protein sequence MDVYEAVDGRRAVRAFSDEPVSQEVLERVLTAATRAPSSGNLQPWHVYVVAGEPLAELKRRATARALAGDPGDEREYPMYPAELASPYMDRFAAAAAQRYEALGIERDDPDRPMKIAALNSEAFGAPLVLFCYLDRTMGPGQWADAGMYLQTVMLLLRAEGLHSCPQVMWTMYRKTVSQIVGADDRLVLLCGVSVGFEKEGAPPLRTGRADMTETVNFIGI, from the coding sequence GTGGATGTGTATGAAGCCGTGGATGGTCGCCGGGCCGTGCGGGCGTTCAGCGACGAGCCGGTGTCCCAGGAGGTTCTCGAACGAGTGCTGACCGCAGCGACGCGGGCTCCGTCGAGTGGGAACCTCCAGCCATGGCATGTCTACGTCGTGGCCGGCGAGCCCCTGGCCGAACTGAAGCGGCGCGCGACGGCCAGGGCACTGGCGGGCGACCCGGGCGACGAGCGGGAGTACCCGATGTACCCAGCCGAACTGGCCTCGCCGTATATGGACCGCTTCGCTGCCGCGGCCGCCCAGCGGTACGAAGCGTTGGGCATCGAGCGCGACGACCCCGACCGGCCCATGAAGATCGCCGCCTTGAACTCGGAGGCGTTCGGGGCGCCGCTCGTGCTGTTCTGCTACCTCGACCGGACGATGGGCCCGGGGCAGTGGGCGGACGCGGGGATGTATTTGCAGACGGTCATGCTGTTACTGAGGGCGGAAGGGCTGCACAGCTGCCCCCAGGTGATGTGGACGATGTATCGCAAGACCGTCAGCCAGATAGTCGGGGCCGACGACAGGCTCGTGCTGCTCTGCGGTGTCTCGGTGGGATTCGAGAAGGAAGGCGCGCCACCGCTGCGCACCGGGCGGGCAGACATGACGGAAACCGTGAACTTCATCGGAATATGA